In one Butyrivibrio proteoclasticus B316 genomic region, the following are encoded:
- a CDS encoding DUF1858 domain-containing protein: MGFLKDLFFGNDTESEESNMSEELKNEGALITTDMLVGDIISKHPLASQFLMECGMGCIHCPASQMESLAEACAVHGIDGDEIVDALNDYLLEHNA; the protein is encoded by the coding sequence ATGGGATTTTTGAAAGATTTATTCTTTGGTAATGATACAGAAAGTGAGGAATCGAACATGAGTGAAGAACTTAAGAATGAGGGAGCTCTCATTACTACAGATATGTTAGTAGGAGATATTATCAGTAAGCATCCGCTTGCATCTCAGTTTCTGATGGAGTGTGGCATGGGATGCATCCATTGTCCTGCTTCTCAGATGGAGTCTCTTGCTGAGGCATGCGCTGTTCACGGAATTGACGGCGATGAGATCGTAGATGCTCTTAATGACTACCTTCTTGAGCATAATGCTTAA
- a CDS encoding DUF2752 domain-containing protein gives MRNTLNTITSRIIKDLRRNATFIIIVAVLWGILNLLFHRFCPVVLICGYPCPGCGITRAFWAFVTLHPVKALHYNPVYPLWLAFLLAAFWTRYVRGKSLKGLYYPLLFTGVLTILVYIYRMIFMFPGDEPMVYVHDNLFSIIRSFF, from the coding sequence TTGAGAAATACACTTAACACTATTACTAGTAGAATAATTAAAGATCTGCGCAGAAACGCGACATTTATCATCATAGTAGCAGTTCTGTGGGGAATACTTAATCTCTTGTTCCACCGTTTCTGCCCTGTTGTCCTAATCTGCGGATATCCATGCCCGGGATGCGGCATCACAAGAGCCTTTTGGGCTTTTGTAACACTGCATCCTGTTAAGGCACTTCATTACAATCCTGTTTACCCGTTATGGCTTGCATTTCTGCTAGCAGCTTTTTGGACGAGGTACGTCAGAGGAAAGAGCCTTAAAGGCCTCTACTATCCTCTTCTTTTTACCGGAGTCCTTACCATATTGGTGTACATCTACCGGATGATCTTCATGTTTCCCGGAGATGAACCCATGGTCTATGTTCACGATAACCTCTTTTCAATCATCAGATCCTTTTTTTAA